From Glycine soja cultivar W05 chromosome 4, ASM419377v2, whole genome shotgun sequence, the proteins below share one genomic window:
- the LOC114410497 gene encoding regulator of nonsense transcripts UPF3-like isoform X3, with the protein MKVRSEREKTKVVIRHLPPSLTQSDLFQHIDSHFASRYNWFSFRPGNNSHKRQRHSRAYIDFKCPDDVFEFAEFFDGHVFVNERGAQHKVIVEYAPSQRVPKPSAKKDGREGTIFKGASKETPIVTPLMEYIRQKRAVDSGMQASSAVAKVCRRSRAALPGKPGSGNIKRGSEKKKYVQKDNAKSATRKESKNKSAFIVVPRRDDQFAESSIKGISDIKTLHGVEGSISGIPLTSESGKKKFLLLKGKQQDIPSATEATVKQQNVQSGNSPISTPAKQNQRREASGRLIRSILLNNEARQSQSTTGTQHKIQILSSENGQRPSRRFGSRSGLNNQVSNHDAAQINSEGDSRRALDEKFIKRDLHGLGSSAKTEKRTRNKDRPDRGVWTPLRRSDVSHAGNDYSSSSLAQPTQSNPESAEGEVKENVPSGNRGGEFSASAGGHGGNPSIENGSQRNFIHHGASYVVKDDGAVSSISKGKPSKKSVGHSAHEKQVWVHKSSSGS; encoded by the exons ATGAAGGTCCGTTCGGAAAGGGAAAAGACGAAAGTTGTGATTAGGCATTTGCCCCCTTCTCTCACTCAATCCGATCTCTTCCAACACATCGATTCTCACTTCGCTTCTCGCTACAATTGGTTCTCCTTCCGTCCCGGCAACAACAG TCACAAGCGTCAGAGGCATTCCCGAGCGTATATAGACTTCAAGTGTCCCGATGACGTTTTCGAGTTCGCCGAGTTCTTTGATGGACACGTTTTTGTTAACGAGCgag GTGCCCAGCATAAAGTGATAGTTGAGTATGCACCTTCTCAGCGTGTTCCAAAGCCAAGTGCCAAAAAAGATGGACGTGAAGGGACTATATTCAAAG GGGCCAGCAAGGAAACACCTATTGTCACACCCCTGATGGAATATATTCGTCAGAAACGTGCTGTTGACAGTGGTATGCAG GCTTCATCAGCAGTGGCAAAAGTTTGCAGAAGATCTAGAGCTGCTTTGCCTGGTAAGCCTGGCTCAGGCAATATTAAACGtggatctgaaaagaaaaag TATGTTCAGAAGGACAATGCCAAGAGTGCTACTCGCAAAGAGTCAAAAAACAAGTCAGCCTTTATTGTGGTCCCCCGGCGAGACGATCAATTTGCTGAATCAAGTATAAAAGGAATTTCTGACATTAAAACtt TGCATGGCGTTGAAGGTTCCATTTCTGGAATTCCACTGACTTCTGAGTCAGGAAAGAAAAAATTCCTTCTTCTTAAAGGGAAACAGCAGGACATTCCCAGT GCCACTGAGGCCACAGTAAAACAGCAAAACGTACAATCTGGAAATTCTCCTATTTCAACTCCTGCAAAACAGAACCAGAGACGTGAAGCTAGTGGAAGATTGATTAGGAGCATACTTCTAAATAATGAAGCTCGTCAAAGTCAGTCTACAACTGGTACAcaacataaaattcaaattttaagttCTGAGAATGGGCAGCGACCCTCTCGTCGTTTTGGTTCAAGGTCTGGGTTAAATAATCAAGTCTCAAATCATGATGCTGCACAAATTAATTCCGAAGGGGATTCTAGAAGAGCATTGGACGAAAAGTTCATAAAAAGGGATCTTCATGGTTTGGGGAGCAGTGccaaaacagaaaaacgtaCTAGAAACAAGGATAGACCTGATCGAGGTGTTTGGACACCCCTTCGTCGTTCTGATGTTTCGCATGCTGGTAACGACTATTCATCATCCTCATTGGCACAGCCTACTCAGTCAAATCCTGAATCTGCTGAAG gagaagtaaaagaaaatgttCCTTCTGGAAACAGGGGAGGTGAATTCTCTGCTTCTGCAGGTGGACACGGTGGCAATCCTTCAATTGAGAATG GTTCTCAAAGAAATTTTATTCATCATGGAGCTTCCTATGTAGTGAAGGATGATGGTGCAGTCAGTAGTATAAGCAAAGGGAAACCTTCCAAGAAAAGTGTTGGGCATAGTGCTCACGAG AAGCAAGTCTGGGTCCATAAATCTTCTTCAGGGTCATAA
- the LOC114410498 gene encoding B3 domain-containing protein At1g49475-like isoform X3 encodes MQPRQSRRNYVEGSDLAESESNSKHFLKIILPSPIHANQMMQRIPEEFIKRFGDELSNVATVTVPDGRVWKMRLKKCGKDVSFRSKWREFVEYYSLGYGSYLVFRYEGNSKFRVLIFDTTSAEICYPDLDNRKRSKVDDQTRKKEHKEAIDEDDVNLKAWKKESDCSEIAKDASTKPKHPSVTCTIQPYRM; translated from the exons ATGCAGCCTCGCCAGAGTAGGAGAAACTATGTTGAAGGTTCTGATTTGGCGGAGAGTGAATCTAATTCTAAGCACTTTCTGAAGATCATACTTCCATCACCCATTCATGCCAACCAAATG ATGCAGAGGATTCCTGaagaatttattaaaagattTGGAGATGAACTATCTAATGTTGCTACGGTTACTGTTCCCGATGGCCGTGTTTGGAAAATGAGATTGAAGAAATGTGGTAAAGATGTTTCGTTCCGCAGCAAATGGCGAGAGTTTGTAGAATACTATTCTCTCGGTTATGGTTCCTACCTAGTTTTCAGATATGAAGGGAATTCAAAATTTCGTGTTCTGATATTTGATACTACTTCTGCTGAGATTTGTTATCCAGACTTGGACAATAGGAAGAGGTCCAAGGTTGATGATcaaacaagaaagaaagagCATAAGGAAGCTATTGATGAAGATGACGTGAATTTGAAAGCATGGAAGAAAGAAAGTGATTGTTCGGAGATAGCAAAGGATGCTTCTACCAAGCCAAAACACCCTTCTGTTACTTGTACCATCCAGCCTTATCG TATGTGA
- the LOC114410497 gene encoding regulator of nonsense transcripts UPF3-like isoform X1 encodes MKVRSEREKTKVVIRHLPPSLTQSDLFQHIDSHFASRYNWFSFRPGNNSHKRQRHSRAYIDFKCPDDVFEFAEFFDGHVFVNERGAQHKVIVEYAPSQRVPKPSAKKDGREGTIFKDPDYLEFLKLIAKPQEHLPSAEIQLERKESEQVGASKETPIVTPLMEYIRQKRAVDSGMQASSAVAKVCRRSRAALPGKPGSGNIKRGSEKKKYVQKDNAKSATRKESKNKSAFIVVPRRDDQFAESSIKGISDIKTLHGVEGSISGIPLTSESGKKKFLLLKGKQQDIPSATEATVKQQNVQSGNSPISTPAKQNQRREASGRLIRSILLNNEARQSQSTTGTQHKIQILSSENGQRPSRRFGSRSGLNNQVSNHDAAQINSEGDSRRALDEKFIKRDLHGLGSSAKTEKRTRNKDRPDRGVWTPLRRSDVSHAGNDYSSSSLAQPTQSNPESAEGEVKENVPSGNRGGEFSASAGGHGGNPSIENGSQRNFIHHGASYVVKDDGAVSSISKGKPSKKSVGHSAHEKQVWVHKSSSGS; translated from the exons ATGAAGGTCCGTTCGGAAAGGGAAAAGACGAAAGTTGTGATTAGGCATTTGCCCCCTTCTCTCACTCAATCCGATCTCTTCCAACACATCGATTCTCACTTCGCTTCTCGCTACAATTGGTTCTCCTTCCGTCCCGGCAACAACAG TCACAAGCGTCAGAGGCATTCCCGAGCGTATATAGACTTCAAGTGTCCCGATGACGTTTTCGAGTTCGCCGAGTTCTTTGATGGACACGTTTTTGTTAACGAGCgag GTGCCCAGCATAAAGTGATAGTTGAGTATGCACCTTCTCAGCGTGTTCCAAAGCCAAGTGCCAAAAAAGATGGACGTGAAGGGACTATATTCAAAG ATCCAGATTATCTTGAGTTCCTCAAACTAATTGCAAAACCTCAAGAGCATCTTCCTAGTGCAGAGATACAATTGGAAAGAAAAGAATCTGAGCAAGTTG GGGCCAGCAAGGAAACACCTATTGTCACACCCCTGATGGAATATATTCGTCAGAAACGTGCTGTTGACAGTGGTATGCAG GCTTCATCAGCAGTGGCAAAAGTTTGCAGAAGATCTAGAGCTGCTTTGCCTGGTAAGCCTGGCTCAGGCAATATTAAACGtggatctgaaaagaaaaag TATGTTCAGAAGGACAATGCCAAGAGTGCTACTCGCAAAGAGTCAAAAAACAAGTCAGCCTTTATTGTGGTCCCCCGGCGAGACGATCAATTTGCTGAATCAAGTATAAAAGGAATTTCTGACATTAAAACtt TGCATGGCGTTGAAGGTTCCATTTCTGGAATTCCACTGACTTCTGAGTCAGGAAAGAAAAAATTCCTTCTTCTTAAAGGGAAACAGCAGGACATTCCCAGT GCCACTGAGGCCACAGTAAAACAGCAAAACGTACAATCTGGAAATTCTCCTATTTCAACTCCTGCAAAACAGAACCAGAGACGTGAAGCTAGTGGAAGATTGATTAGGAGCATACTTCTAAATAATGAAGCTCGTCAAAGTCAGTCTACAACTGGTACAcaacataaaattcaaattttaagttCTGAGAATGGGCAGCGACCCTCTCGTCGTTTTGGTTCAAGGTCTGGGTTAAATAATCAAGTCTCAAATCATGATGCTGCACAAATTAATTCCGAAGGGGATTCTAGAAGAGCATTGGACGAAAAGTTCATAAAAAGGGATCTTCATGGTTTGGGGAGCAGTGccaaaacagaaaaacgtaCTAGAAACAAGGATAGACCTGATCGAGGTGTTTGGACACCCCTTCGTCGTTCTGATGTTTCGCATGCTGGTAACGACTATTCATCATCCTCATTGGCACAGCCTACTCAGTCAAATCCTGAATCTGCTGAAG gagaagtaaaagaaaatgttCCTTCTGGAAACAGGGGAGGTGAATTCTCTGCTTCTGCAGGTGGACACGGTGGCAATCCTTCAATTGAGAATG GTTCTCAAAGAAATTTTATTCATCATGGAGCTTCCTATGTAGTGAAGGATGATGGTGCAGTCAGTAGTATAAGCAAAGGGAAACCTTCCAAGAAAAGTGTTGGGCATAGTGCTCACGAG AAGCAAGTCTGGGTCCATAAATCTTCTTCAGGGTCATAA
- the LOC114410498 gene encoding B3 domain-containing transcription factor VRN1-like isoform X1: MQPRQSRRNYVEGSDLAESESNSKHFLKIILPSPIHANQMMQRIPEEFIKRFGDELSNVATVTVPDGRVWKMRLKKCGKDVSFRSKWREFVEYYSLGYGSYLVFRYEGNSKFRVLIFDTTSAEICYPDLDNRKRSKVDDQTRKKEHKEAIDEDDVNLKAWKKESDCSEIAKDASTKPKHPSVTCTIQPYRLYVRSHFSKKHLKPNVCMMLQNCNGEQWDVSCVCHNTRYGGMMLTRGWRKFVRDNDLSEGDPCVLELIETNPAVVLKLTVLGAPEYHSSRPH; this comes from the exons ATGCAGCCTCGCCAGAGTAGGAGAAACTATGTTGAAGGTTCTGATTTGGCGGAGAGTGAATCTAATTCTAAGCACTTTCTGAAGATCATACTTCCATCACCCATTCATGCCAACCAAATG ATGCAGAGGATTCCTGaagaatttattaaaagattTGGAGATGAACTATCTAATGTTGCTACGGTTACTGTTCCCGATGGCCGTGTTTGGAAAATGAGATTGAAGAAATGTGGTAAAGATGTTTCGTTCCGCAGCAAATGGCGAGAGTTTGTAGAATACTATTCTCTCGGTTATGGTTCCTACCTAGTTTTCAGATATGAAGGGAATTCAAAATTTCGTGTTCTGATATTTGATACTACTTCTGCTGAGATTTGTTATCCAGACTTGGACAATAGGAAGAGGTCCAAGGTTGATGATcaaacaagaaagaaagagCATAAGGAAGCTATTGATGAAGATGACGTGAATTTGAAAGCATGGAAGAAAGAAAGTGATTGTTCGGAGATAGCAAAGGATGCTTCTACCAAGCCAAAACACCCTTCTGTTACTTGTACCATCCAGCCTTATCGGTTG TATGTGAGAAGTCACTTTTCTAAAAAGCATCTGAAGCCAAATGTTTGTATGATGCTCCAAAATTGTAATGGGGAGCAGTGGGATGTTTCTTGCGTATGCCATAATACGCGCTATGGAGGAATGATGCTAACAAGAGGATGGCGTAAATTTGTAAGGGACAACGATCTATCCGAAGGAGATCCTTGCGTATTGGAGTTGATCGAGACCAACCCAGCTGTTGTGCTTAAACTTACTGTGCTTGGTGCACCTGAATATCACAGTTCACGTCCGCACTGA
- the LOC114410497 gene encoding regulator of nonsense transcripts UPF3-like isoform X4 has translation MKVRSEREKTKVVIRHLPPSLTQSDLFQHIDSHFASRYNWFSFRPGNNSHKRQRHSRAYIDFKCPDDVFEFAEFFDGHVFVNERGAQHKVIVEYAPSQRVPKPSAKKDGREGTIFKDPDYLEFLKLIAKPQEHLPSAEIQLERKESEQVGASKETPIVTPLMEYIRQKRAVDSGMQASSAVAKVCRRSRAALPGKPGSGNIKRGSEKKKYVQKDNAKSATRKESKNKSAFIVVPRRDDQFAESSIKGISDIKTLHGVEGSISGIPLTSESGKKKFLLLKGKQQDIPSATEATVKQQNVQSGNSPISTPAKQNQRREASGRLIRSILLNNEARQSQSTTGDSRRALDEKFIKRDLHGLGSSAKTEKRTRNKDRPDRGVWTPLRRSDVSHAGNDYSSSSLAQPTQSNPESAEGEVKENVPSGNRGGEFSASAGGHGGNPSIENGSQRNFIHHGASYVVKDDGAVSSISKGKPSKKSVGHSAHEKQVWVHKSSSGS, from the exons ATGAAGGTCCGTTCGGAAAGGGAAAAGACGAAAGTTGTGATTAGGCATTTGCCCCCTTCTCTCACTCAATCCGATCTCTTCCAACACATCGATTCTCACTTCGCTTCTCGCTACAATTGGTTCTCCTTCCGTCCCGGCAACAACAG TCACAAGCGTCAGAGGCATTCCCGAGCGTATATAGACTTCAAGTGTCCCGATGACGTTTTCGAGTTCGCCGAGTTCTTTGATGGACACGTTTTTGTTAACGAGCgag GTGCCCAGCATAAAGTGATAGTTGAGTATGCACCTTCTCAGCGTGTTCCAAAGCCAAGTGCCAAAAAAGATGGACGTGAAGGGACTATATTCAAAG ATCCAGATTATCTTGAGTTCCTCAAACTAATTGCAAAACCTCAAGAGCATCTTCCTAGTGCAGAGATACAATTGGAAAGAAAAGAATCTGAGCAAGTTG GGGCCAGCAAGGAAACACCTATTGTCACACCCCTGATGGAATATATTCGTCAGAAACGTGCTGTTGACAGTGGTATGCAG GCTTCATCAGCAGTGGCAAAAGTTTGCAGAAGATCTAGAGCTGCTTTGCCTGGTAAGCCTGGCTCAGGCAATATTAAACGtggatctgaaaagaaaaag TATGTTCAGAAGGACAATGCCAAGAGTGCTACTCGCAAAGAGTCAAAAAACAAGTCAGCCTTTATTGTGGTCCCCCGGCGAGACGATCAATTTGCTGAATCAAGTATAAAAGGAATTTCTGACATTAAAACtt TGCATGGCGTTGAAGGTTCCATTTCTGGAATTCCACTGACTTCTGAGTCAGGAAAGAAAAAATTCCTTCTTCTTAAAGGGAAACAGCAGGACATTCCCAGT GCCACTGAGGCCACAGTAAAACAGCAAAACGTACAATCTGGAAATTCTCCTATTTCAACTCCTGCAAAACAGAACCAGAGACGTGAAGCTAGTGGAAGATTGATTAGGAGCATACTTCTAAATAATGAAGCTCGTCAAAGTCAGTCTACAACTG GGGATTCTAGAAGAGCATTGGACGAAAAGTTCATAAAAAGGGATCTTCATGGTTTGGGGAGCAGTGccaaaacagaaaaacgtaCTAGAAACAAGGATAGACCTGATCGAGGTGTTTGGACACCCCTTCGTCGTTCTGATGTTTCGCATGCTGGTAACGACTATTCATCATCCTCATTGGCACAGCCTACTCAGTCAAATCCTGAATCTGCTGAAG gagaagtaaaagaaaatgttCCTTCTGGAAACAGGGGAGGTGAATTCTCTGCTTCTGCAGGTGGACACGGTGGCAATCCTTCAATTGAGAATG GTTCTCAAAGAAATTTTATTCATCATGGAGCTTCCTATGTAGTGAAGGATGATGGTGCAGTCAGTAGTATAAGCAAAGGGAAACCTTCCAAGAAAAGTGTTGGGCATAGTGCTCACGAG AAGCAAGTCTGGGTCCATAAATCTTCTTCAGGGTCATAA
- the LOC114410496 gene encoding putative methylesterase 12, chloroplastic has protein sequence MGNRFICMTKKESKDVGSRSKRMGRSQRKLVSEEELHLQALSMALQQHQLSQRFEGSMSRRIGSSRRHAVSESFSANKQVPVNLENIKIKKFVLIHGEGFGAWCWYKTVALLEEAGLLPVALDLTGSGIDLTDTNNVTTLADYSKPLTVYLQNLPEDEQVILVGHSIGGACISYALEHYPQKISKATFLCATMVSDGQKPFDVFAEELGPAERFMQESKFLIHGNGKEKPPTGFMFEKEQMKGLYFNQSPAKDVALAMVSMRHSPLGPIMEKLSLSADKYGTGRRFYIQTLDDRALSPDVQEKLVRENPPEGVFKIKGSDHCPFFSKPQSLHKILVEIAQIP, from the exons ATGGGTAATCGTTTCATCTGCATGACGAAGAAGGAGTCGAAAGATGTTGGATCGAGAAGCAAGAGAATGGGTAGATCACAGAGGAAGCTGGTGAGTGAGGAAGAGCTGCATCTTCAGGCACTTTCTATGGCACTTCAACAGCATCAACTGTCTCAGAGGTTTGAAGGCTCCATGTCTAGGAGAATTGGCTCCTCCAGAAGGCACGCTGTCTCTGAATCTTTTTCAGCCAACAAGCAG GTTCCAGTAAATCTGGAgaacattaaaataaagaagTTTGTACTAATCCATGGAGAAGGTTTTGGAGCATGGTGTTGGTACAAGACTGTTGCCCTTCTAGAAGAAGCAGGGCTGCTTCCTGTTGCCTTAGATCTTACAGGCTCTGGAATTGATCTCACAGACACCAACAACGTCACTACATTGGCAGATTATTCAAAACCTTTAACTGTTTATCTGCAAAACCTTCCTGAGGATGAACAG GTTATTCTTGTTGGTCATAGCATTGGTGGTGCATGTATTTCTTACGCATTGGAACATTATCCACAGAAGATCTCAAAAGCAACTTTCCTTTGTGCTACGATGGTGTCTGATGGCCAAAAACCTTTTGATGTTTTTGCTGAAGAG CTAGGGCCAGCTGAACGTTTTATGCAAGAATCTAAGTTTTTGATCCATGGGAATGGTAAAGAAAAGCCCCCAACAGGATTTATGTTTGAGAAAGAGCAGATGAAAGGGTTATATTTTAACCAATCCCCGGCAAAG GATGTTGCTTTAGCCATGGTTTCCATGAGACATAGCCCTCTTGGTCCAATAATGGAGAAACTGTCTCTATCTGCTGACAAATATGGTACTGGTCGCCGGTTTTACATTCAAACATTGGATGATCGTGCGCTTTCACCAGATGTCCAAGAGAAGCTTGTGAGGGAAAATCCACCTGAAGGAGTTTTCAAGATCAAAGGCAGTGACCACTGTCCATTCTTTTCTAAGCCACAATCTCTTCACAAAATTTTGGTGGAAATAGCTCAAATTCCTTAG
- the LOC114410931 gene encoding uncharacterized protein LOC114410931, whose amino-acid sequence MTLKSPKAIWDYLKEEYAGDDRIQSMQVLNLRREFELQRMKESETIKEYSNKLLGIANKIKLLGRDFVDSRIVEKILVTVSERYEASIASLENTKDLSKITLAEVLHALLAQEQRRLMRQDRVVEGALPAKHHEVDESKKDFFKKNQPASSENNANNQNKGKDKKKNYPPCQDYGKLGHPPYKCWKRPDAKCSKCNQLGHEAIICKSKFQQQEADAQVVEQKEEDYIFAATCYSMRSSSKCWLIDSGCTNHMTYDKTLFKDLKSTNVSKIIIENGDYIPVKGKGTVAISTCSDYKLIFSSLCLHYVRLVLTNGYTARPLVNLRYTT is encoded by the exons ATGACTCTTAAATCACCCAAAGCAATTTGGGATTATCTGAAAGAGGAATACGCTGGAGATGATAGAATACAAAGCATGCAAGTGCTAAATTTAAGGAGGGAATTTGAGCTTCAAAGGATGAAAGAGTCAgagacaatcaaagaatactcaAACAAATTGTTAGGTATTGCCAACAAGATAAAGTTGTTGGGAAGGGATTTTGTTGATTCGAGAATTGTAGAGAAAATTTTGGTAACGGTGTCGGAGAGGTATGAAGCATCTATAGCTTCATTGGAGAACACAAAGGATCTGTCGAAAATCACATTGGCAGAAGTGCTACACGCCCTGCTAGCTCAAGAGCAACGAAGGTTGATGAGGCAAGATCGTGTTGTCGAAGGTGCTTTGCCCGCCAAACATCATGAAGTTGATGAaagtaaaaaggattttttcaagaagaatcaaCCAGCAAGCAGCGAAAATAatgcaaacaaccaaaacaaaggtaaggataaaaagaaaaattatccaccTTGTCAGGATTACGGAAAATTGGGTCACCCACCATACAAATGTTGGAAACGGCCAGACGCAAAGTGTAGCAAGTGCAATCAGCTTGGACACGAAGCTATAATTTGTAAAAGCAAATTTCAGCAACAAGAAGCCGATGCCCAAGTTGTTGAGCAGAAGGAAGAAGATTATATTTTTGCTGCAACATGTTATTCGATGAGGAGTAGTTCTAAATGTTGGTTGATTGATAGTGGTTGTACGAACCACATGACATATGATAAGACTCTATTCAAGGATTTGAAGTCAACTAATGTCTCAAAGATCATAATTGAGAATGGTGACTATATTCcagtaaaaggaaaaggaactgtTGCAATTTCAACATGTTCAG ATTATAAGCTTATTTTCAGCTCACTCTGTCTCCACTACGTTCGTCTCGTGTTGACTAATGGTTACACTGCACGCCCTCTTGTAAATCTACGCTACACCACTTAA
- the LOC114410498 gene encoding B3 domain-containing transcription factor VRN1-like isoform X2 — protein sequence MQPRQSRRNYVEGSDLAESESNSKHFLKIILPSPIHANQMRIPEEFIKRFGDELSNVATVTVPDGRVWKMRLKKCGKDVSFRSKWREFVEYYSLGYGSYLVFRYEGNSKFRVLIFDTTSAEICYPDLDNRKRSKVDDQTRKKEHKEAIDEDDVNLKAWKKESDCSEIAKDASTKPKHPSVTCTIQPYRLYVRSHFSKKHLKPNVCMMLQNCNGEQWDVSCVCHNTRYGGMMLTRGWRKFVRDNDLSEGDPCVLELIETNPAVVLKLTVLGAPEYHSSRPH from the exons ATGCAGCCTCGCCAGAGTAGGAGAAACTATGTTGAAGGTTCTGATTTGGCGGAGAGTGAATCTAATTCTAAGCACTTTCTGAAGATCATACTTCCATCACCCATTCATGCCAACCAAATG AGGATTCCTGaagaatttattaaaagattTGGAGATGAACTATCTAATGTTGCTACGGTTACTGTTCCCGATGGCCGTGTTTGGAAAATGAGATTGAAGAAATGTGGTAAAGATGTTTCGTTCCGCAGCAAATGGCGAGAGTTTGTAGAATACTATTCTCTCGGTTATGGTTCCTACCTAGTTTTCAGATATGAAGGGAATTCAAAATTTCGTGTTCTGATATTTGATACTACTTCTGCTGAGATTTGTTATCCAGACTTGGACAATAGGAAGAGGTCCAAGGTTGATGATcaaacaagaaagaaagagCATAAGGAAGCTATTGATGAAGATGACGTGAATTTGAAAGCATGGAAGAAAGAAAGTGATTGTTCGGAGATAGCAAAGGATGCTTCTACCAAGCCAAAACACCCTTCTGTTACTTGTACCATCCAGCCTTATCGGTTG TATGTGAGAAGTCACTTTTCTAAAAAGCATCTGAAGCCAAATGTTTGTATGATGCTCCAAAATTGTAATGGGGAGCAGTGGGATGTTTCTTGCGTATGCCATAATACGCGCTATGGAGGAATGATGCTAACAAGAGGATGGCGTAAATTTGTAAGGGACAACGATCTATCCGAAGGAGATCCTTGCGTATTGGAGTTGATCGAGACCAACCCAGCTGTTGTGCTTAAACTTACTGTGCTTGGTGCACCTGAATATCACAGTTCACGTCCGCACTGA
- the LOC114410497 gene encoding regulator of nonsense transcripts UPF3-like isoform X2: protein MKVRSEREKTKVVIRHLPPSLTQSDLFQHIDSHFASRYNWFSFRPGNNSHKRQRHSRAYIDFKCPDDVFEFAEFFDGHVFVNERGAQHKVIVEYAPSQRVPKPSAKKDGREGTIFKDPDYLEFLKLIAKPQEHLPSAEIQLERKESEQVGASKETPIVTPLMEYIRQKRAVDSGMQASSAVAKVCRRSRAALPGKPGSGNIKRGSEKKKYVQKDNAKSATRKESKNKSAFIVVPRRDDQFAESMHGVEGSISGIPLTSESGKKKFLLLKGKQQDIPSATEATVKQQNVQSGNSPISTPAKQNQRREASGRLIRSILLNNEARQSQSTTGTQHKIQILSSENGQRPSRRFGSRSGLNNQVSNHDAAQINSEGDSRRALDEKFIKRDLHGLGSSAKTEKRTRNKDRPDRGVWTPLRRSDVSHAGNDYSSSSLAQPTQSNPESAEGEVKENVPSGNRGGEFSASAGGHGGNPSIENGSQRNFIHHGASYVVKDDGAVSSISKGKPSKKSVGHSAHEKQVWVHKSSSGS, encoded by the exons ATGAAGGTCCGTTCGGAAAGGGAAAAGACGAAAGTTGTGATTAGGCATTTGCCCCCTTCTCTCACTCAATCCGATCTCTTCCAACACATCGATTCTCACTTCGCTTCTCGCTACAATTGGTTCTCCTTCCGTCCCGGCAACAACAG TCACAAGCGTCAGAGGCATTCCCGAGCGTATATAGACTTCAAGTGTCCCGATGACGTTTTCGAGTTCGCCGAGTTCTTTGATGGACACGTTTTTGTTAACGAGCgag GTGCCCAGCATAAAGTGATAGTTGAGTATGCACCTTCTCAGCGTGTTCCAAAGCCAAGTGCCAAAAAAGATGGACGTGAAGGGACTATATTCAAAG ATCCAGATTATCTTGAGTTCCTCAAACTAATTGCAAAACCTCAAGAGCATCTTCCTAGTGCAGAGATACAATTGGAAAGAAAAGAATCTGAGCAAGTTG GGGCCAGCAAGGAAACACCTATTGTCACACCCCTGATGGAATATATTCGTCAGAAACGTGCTGTTGACAGTGGTATGCAG GCTTCATCAGCAGTGGCAAAAGTTTGCAGAAGATCTAGAGCTGCTTTGCCTGGTAAGCCTGGCTCAGGCAATATTAAACGtggatctgaaaagaaaaag TATGTTCAGAAGGACAATGCCAAGAGTGCTACTCGCAAAGAGTCAAAAAACAAGTCAGCCTTTATTGTGGTCCCCCGGCGAGACGATCAATTTGCTGAATCAA TGCATGGCGTTGAAGGTTCCATTTCTGGAATTCCACTGACTTCTGAGTCAGGAAAGAAAAAATTCCTTCTTCTTAAAGGGAAACAGCAGGACATTCCCAGT GCCACTGAGGCCACAGTAAAACAGCAAAACGTACAATCTGGAAATTCTCCTATTTCAACTCCTGCAAAACAGAACCAGAGACGTGAAGCTAGTGGAAGATTGATTAGGAGCATACTTCTAAATAATGAAGCTCGTCAAAGTCAGTCTACAACTGGTACAcaacataaaattcaaattttaagttCTGAGAATGGGCAGCGACCCTCTCGTCGTTTTGGTTCAAGGTCTGGGTTAAATAATCAAGTCTCAAATCATGATGCTGCACAAATTAATTCCGAAGGGGATTCTAGAAGAGCATTGGACGAAAAGTTCATAAAAAGGGATCTTCATGGTTTGGGGAGCAGTGccaaaacagaaaaacgtaCTAGAAACAAGGATAGACCTGATCGAGGTGTTTGGACACCCCTTCGTCGTTCTGATGTTTCGCATGCTGGTAACGACTATTCATCATCCTCATTGGCACAGCCTACTCAGTCAAATCCTGAATCTGCTGAAG gagaagtaaaagaaaatgttCCTTCTGGAAACAGGGGAGGTGAATTCTCTGCTTCTGCAGGTGGACACGGTGGCAATCCTTCAATTGAGAATG GTTCTCAAAGAAATTTTATTCATCATGGAGCTTCCTATGTAGTGAAGGATGATGGTGCAGTCAGTAGTATAAGCAAAGGGAAACCTTCCAAGAAAAGTGTTGGGCATAGTGCTCACGAG AAGCAAGTCTGGGTCCATAAATCTTCTTCAGGGTCATAA